One genomic window of Fusibacter sp. A1 includes the following:
- a CDS encoding triphosphoribosyl-dephospho-CoA synthase, producing the protein MMISRMDKRIGALAVKALLYEVAATPKPGLVDRVDTGAHDDMDYYTFMDSASVLGPYFTTCASYGLDDHRDDEMLNLLKPKGMLAEKEMFRSTNGINTHKGLIYALGLVSCAAAAVLKDGYREDWVDQVGEKVHRYVKEKNELGMVELKESETYGGRQYRKYGLLGARGEALSGYYHARVVGYGALNEAITESRLNINDAMLVALLKIITSLSDSNVIGRHNQETLNQSQKMAMEVIESGHLTTDAGRERYDAYIKWSKSNRVSHGGAADLLAVSVFFYFIDQDKNDF; encoded by the coding sequence ATGATGATAAGTCGAATGGATAAGAGAATTGGGGCACTTGCAGTCAAGGCCTTGCTATATGAAGTAGCTGCGACACCTAAACCGGGACTGGTGGACAGGGTCGATACCGGCGCCCACGATGATATGGACTATTATACGTTTATGGATAGCGCTTCTGTTTTGGGGCCGTATTTTACCACGTGTGCCAGCTATGGACTTGATGACCATCGTGATGATGAAATGTTAAATCTGCTCAAACCCAAGGGCATGCTCGCAGAAAAAGAGATGTTCAGGTCGACGAACGGCATCAACACACATAAGGGTCTGATCTACGCCTTGGGTCTTGTCAGCTGCGCAGCGGCAGCTGTACTGAAGGATGGGTATAGGGAAGATTGGGTGGACCAGGTAGGTGAAAAAGTACACCGATATGTAAAAGAAAAAAATGAGCTGGGTATGGTAGAGCTTAAGGAATCAGAAACCTATGGCGGTCGGCAGTACAGGAAATATGGACTGCTCGGGGCACGCGGAGAAGCATTGTCCGGTTATTATCATGCAAGGGTTGTGGGGTATGGCGCCTTAAACGAAGCAATCACTGAGTCTCGGTTGAATATCAATGATGCGATGTTAGTCGCCCTTTTAAAAATCATCACTAGTTTAAGCGATTCGAATGTGATTGGAAGACACAATCAGGAGACCTTGAATCAGAGTCAGAAAATGGCGATGGAAGTGATTGAATCAGGACATCTTACCACCGATGCCGGTAGGGAGAGGTATGACGCCTACATCAAGTGGAGCAAATCTAACAGGGTAAGTCATGGTGGCGCGGCTGATTTATTAGCGGTCAGTGTGTTCTTTTATTTTATCGATCAGGACAAAAATGATTTTTAA
- a CDS encoding methyl-accepting chemotaxis protein, with product MNKLSINSKLLLWTAVMGGIALGFVLIGSLTSPIVMIALQSVYIIGIFILNYYSVTKPNKKSISYVSSLADGQLKLNISLSGSKEFSDIGKTLRKIDENNENIFDNVIVASINTTEIAQKLIEFSSQNKSNLKNISDTFSEIVESNITISTAIDETNHHLSDIGVLTQNIEKVIDNALTAAQTSKTASLGANHKINDTLNSFSAVNLSISEIKDIIITLAEKSRKIDELSTNIEAIAQQTNLLALNASIESARAGEAGRGFAVVAEEIRKLSVSTDSALSEIHDIVDQVLDTIETAESTADSTVKKSEEAYDFAQATVEALSQIEKNSDNTETMVKSAFDDLKTLDSSLNKIISNTNHLHELSIDTKERSTESGVLVSALDESFNVLDGSVNELGNSSEKFNQYVINNTTDKTLKKNLEDLTAEFDSLLDQDSIAKAQYKFGIDQFQILSSKGVILKATEKEAIGLNLFDLYPPYGEFFKSKSKTILFTPIVTRLDGKYARFAASLTPSGDGLMIVEYTFNHVK from the coding sequence ATGAACAAACTCAGCATCAATAGCAAACTGCTCTTATGGACCGCCGTTATGGGAGGGATCGCGTTAGGTTTTGTCTTAATCGGATCACTCACAAGCCCCATCGTCATGATCGCCCTGCAGTCAGTTTATATCATCGGAATTTTTATACTCAACTATTATTCAGTCACCAAACCCAATAAAAAATCCATCTCTTATGTGAGCTCACTCGCAGACGGACAGCTAAAGCTGAACATCTCCTTAAGCGGTTCAAAGGAGTTTAGCGATATTGGAAAAACCTTACGCAAGATCGACGAGAACAACGAGAACATCTTTGACAATGTCATCGTCGCTTCCATCAACACCACAGAAATCGCTCAAAAGCTGATTGAGTTTTCCAGTCAGAATAAATCCAATCTAAAGAATATTTCTGACACCTTCAGTGAGATCGTTGAAAGCAACATCACCATATCCACAGCGATTGATGAAACCAACCATCACCTCAGTGACATCGGCGTGCTGACTCAAAATATCGAAAAGGTCATCGATAACGCGCTGACAGCGGCACAAACTTCAAAAACCGCATCCCTGGGTGCGAATCATAAGATCAACGATACCCTGAACTCTTTTTCTGCTGTCAACCTATCCATTTCAGAAATCAAGGACATCATCATCACCTTGGCTGAAAAATCCCGTAAGATCGATGAGCTATCGACAAATATCGAAGCGATCGCCCAACAGACCAACTTGCTCGCCCTAAACGCATCGATCGAAAGCGCGAGGGCTGGAGAAGCAGGCAGAGGATTCGCAGTTGTCGCAGAAGAAATCCGAAAATTATCTGTCAGCACCGATTCGGCGCTCTCAGAGATTCACGATATCGTCGATCAGGTACTCGATACCATAGAAACCGCCGAGAGCACAGCGGATTCAACGGTTAAAAAGAGTGAAGAGGCTTATGATTTCGCTCAAGCGACGGTTGAAGCCTTATCTCAAATCGAGAAGAATTCGGATAATACAGAAACCATGGTTAAGAGCGCTTTTGATGATCTAAAAACATTGGATTCAAGCCTCAATAAGATCATCTCCAACACGAATCACCTGCACGAACTGTCGATTGACACAAAGGAGCGTTCTACAGAATCGGGGGTGCTCGTTTCGGCCCTAGATGAGAGCTTTAATGTTCTTGACGGATCAGTCAATGAACTTGGCAACTCCTCAGAAAAATTCAATCAGTACGTCATCAACAACACGACGGACAAAACACTCAAAAAGAACTTAGAAGACCTGACAGCCGAGTTCGATAGTCTTCTCGACCAGGACTCGATTGCAAAAGCGCAATATAAGTTCGGCATAGACCAGTTCCAAATACTATCAAGCAAAGGTGTTATCCTAAAGGCGACCGAAAAAGAGGCGATCGGGCTCAATCTTTTCGACTTGTACCCTCCCTATGGAGAGTTCTTTAAGAGCAAATCAAAGACCATCCTGTTCACTCCTATTGTCACACGACTTGATGGTAAATACGCTAGATTCGCAGCAAGCCTAACACCGTCAGGCGATGGACTCATGATCGTCGAATATACCTTTAATCACGTTAAGTAA
- a CDS encoding DEAD/DEAH box helicase, which produces MKTAKFKDYTLSEDILKAIDLMGFDHPTGVQAKVIPDFLLKKDIIVKSQTGSGKTAAFGIPLCEMIEWDENKPQAMVITPTRELAVQVKEDLFHIGRFKRLKVVPVYGKSPFHLQEKQLKQKSHIVVGTPGRLIDHLKQGTLDVSEVRFLVVDEADEMLRMGFIEQLDQIISSLPKGRSSILLSATMPDDIERICRKYMKSAVHVEIEDASPAISRIEQTQISVRQNDKSHVLEQVLITQNPESCMIFCNTQLAVEEICESLNDDGINADKIHGGMEQRDRLKVMDKFRNGKFRYLVATDVAARGIDIDNIGLVINFDVPNTQESYVHRIGRTGRIGMAGKAITFVTTYEKTAMEEIVDYIGREIPQVDKPLEELIEEAKKHFYLKAGSLPEEKKTKGSEVNKGILKLHIKGGKKTKMRAVDLVGGLCALDGIEASDIGIINILDVSTYVEILNDKGMLVLEALKTNPIKGRIRTVSIADK; this is translated from the coding sequence ATGAAAACAGCAAAGTTTAAAGATTATACATTGAGTGAAGATATATTAAAAGCCATAGACCTGATGGGCTTCGACCATCCTACAGGAGTACAGGCCAAAGTGATACCTGATTTTTTACTTAAAAAGGACATTATCGTCAAATCGCAGACTGGCAGTGGAAAAACGGCGGCGTTTGGAATCCCTCTTTGCGAAATGATCGAGTGGGATGAGAACAAGCCTCAGGCTATGGTCATTACTCCGACAAGAGAGCTTGCAGTACAGGTGAAAGAAGACTTGTTCCATATCGGAAGGTTCAAGCGTTTAAAGGTGGTACCGGTCTACGGCAAGTCGCCATTTCATTTACAGGAAAAGCAACTGAAGCAAAAATCGCATATTGTAGTGGGGACTCCCGGACGACTGATCGACCACCTCAAACAAGGGACGCTGGATGTTTCTGAAGTAAGATTTCTTGTAGTCGATGAGGCAGATGAAATGCTGAGAATGGGATTCATCGAACAGCTCGATCAGATCATCTCGTCGCTTCCTAAAGGTCGTAGCAGTATTCTCTTATCTGCTACGATGCCTGATGATATTGAAAGAATCTGCCGAAAATATATGAAGTCTGCCGTACATGTGGAAATTGAGGATGCAAGTCCCGCCATCAGCCGTATCGAACAGACACAGATCAGTGTGAGACAAAATGACAAGAGCCATGTGCTTGAGCAGGTACTGATCACTCAAAATCCTGAGAGCTGCATGATCTTTTGCAACACTCAGCTGGCGGTTGAGGAAATCTGTGAGTCGCTAAACGATGACGGTATCAATGCGGATAAGATCCATGGTGGAATGGAACAGCGTGACAGGCTAAAGGTGATGGATAAGTTTAGAAACGGCAAGTTCAGATACCTGGTTGCTACGGATGTGGCGGCAAGGGGAATCGATATCGACAATATCGGATTAGTCATCAATTTCGACGTTCCAAACACGCAGGAGAGCTATGTACACAGAATCGGAAGAACCGGAAGAATCGGTATGGCAGGCAAGGCGATTACCTTTGTCACAACTTATGAAAAAACTGCGATGGAAGAAATCGTCGACTATATCGGCCGGGAGATTCCACAAGTGGATAAGCCTCTTGAAGAGCTGATCGAGGAAGCGAAAAAACACTTTTACCTGAAGGCGGGTTCGTTGCCTGAAGAGAAAAAGACCAAAGGCAGTGAAGTTAACAAGGGAATTCTTAAGCTTCATATAAAAGGCGGCAAAAAGACGAAAATGCGTGCTGTCGATCTTGTTGGCGGCTTGTGCGCCCTCGACGGGATTGAGGCAAGTGATATCGGGATCATCAATATTCTTGACGTATCTACCTATGTTGAAATCCTCAATGATAAAGGAATGCTGGTATTGGAAGCCTTAAAAACAAATCCGATCAAGGGAAGAATACGTACTGTCAGTATCGCAGATAAATAA
- a CDS encoding ATP-binding protein, whose amino-acid sequence MSKTNRIWVKFSVSVIIAVIITMTLISYMRYLDDKRRIAESIDEELILTSQIASLAVSDPLWNYNLQGVKTLVDAMFERKIVASIVVTDLNRGEVYARYEEGEPYQVEHVIKNRAGVFIDELQIGWIEIGATDYYLIEDLKHLLRIRIYDTLIQIVILMMLTSIIALSVTRPIKKLENAMVALTNGDYDATIDIDSKDEVGRLAEKFKFMANEIRISTLELHKFNDALENLVNERTNQLNRTNEMLETSLAETEESQAELIEKNDVLLSTLDALEKTREELIQTAKTSLTSQLVAGVAHEINTPVGVSFTTSTYLNHEVDCLLEDLNQGRLEKEDFKNALSSIKEAATIIQRNLEHSAVLIENFKEVAVDQSGLRMREFNLGSYVNEVLDNLRASYKRTNHHIEVECEDEIVINSYPGAYSQIITNLLMNSLQHGFKGIDEGHIKIAVLKENDQIKLVYSDDGRGIKDEVLPNIFTPFYSTSHGDGGSGLGLSVINNLVTTVLSGKIECQSKPDEGVVFTVSLPYLN is encoded by the coding sequence ATGTCTAAAACAAATAGAATATGGGTGAAGTTTTCCGTTTCTGTCATTATTGCTGTGATCATCACCATGACCCTAATCAGTTATATGAGATATCTTGATGATAAACGTCGAATTGCAGAATCAATCGACGAGGAACTGATCTTGACCAGCCAAATAGCTTCGCTTGCCGTATCCGATCCCTTATGGAATTATAATCTTCAGGGAGTGAAGACTCTGGTAGATGCGATGTTTGAGAGAAAAATAGTTGCAAGCATTGTCGTGACCGATCTGAATAGGGGTGAAGTCTATGCAAGGTACGAGGAGGGTGAGCCTTATCAGGTGGAGCATGTCATCAAGAATAGGGCGGGGGTCTTTATTGATGAGTTGCAGATCGGCTGGATTGAAATAGGTGCGACCGACTATTATCTCATTGAAGACCTGAAACACTTGTTAAGAATAAGAATTTACGATACATTGATACAAATTGTGATCCTCATGATGTTAACTTCAATCATCGCCTTAAGTGTCACAAGACCGATTAAAAAGCTTGAAAACGCCATGGTGGCACTCACTAATGGAGATTACGACGCCACAATCGATATAGACTCAAAGGACGAGGTAGGCAGACTTGCAGAAAAATTCAAATTTATGGCCAATGAAATCAGAATCAGCACACTCGAGCTTCATAAGTTCAACGACGCGCTCGAGAATCTTGTAAATGAAAGAACAAACCAGTTGAATCGGACCAATGAGATGCTTGAGACATCCCTTGCTGAAACCGAAGAATCGCAAGCGGAGTTGATCGAAAAGAACGATGTACTGTTAAGTACCCTTGATGCACTTGAAAAAACAAGAGAGGAACTTATCCAGACCGCCAAGACGAGCTTGACCAGTCAACTTGTGGCGGGTGTCGCCCATGAAATCAACACTCCTGTGGGGGTCTCCTTTACGACAAGCACATACCTAAACCATGAAGTGGATTGCTTACTAGAGGACTTGAACCAAGGCAGGTTGGAGAAAGAAGATTTTAAGAATGCGTTATCGTCGATCAAAGAAGCTGCGACAATTATCCAGCGTAATCTGGAACACTCCGCCGTGCTCATCGAGAACTTTAAGGAAGTGGCAGTGGACCAGTCGGGGCTTAGAATGAGGGAGTTCAACTTAGGTAGCTATGTAAATGAAGTGCTTGATAACTTGAGGGCTAGCTATAAACGTACAAACCACCATATCGAAGTGGAATGCGAGGACGAAATTGTAATCAACAGTTATCCCGGGGCGTACTCACAAATTATCACCAATCTTTTGATGAATTCGTTGCAGCATGGATTTAAAGGCATTGATGAAGGACATATCAAAATAGCTGTATTAAAGGAAAACGATCAGATAAAACTGGTTTATTCAGACGACGGACGAGGGATCAAGGATGAGGTTCTACCAAACATATTCACTCCTTTCTATTCCACTTCTCACGGCGATGGAGGCAGCGGCTTAGGGCTGAGCGTGATCAACAATCTGGTGACAACGGTCTTAAGTGGCAAAATCGAATGTCAAAGCAAGCCCGACGAAGGGGTTGTATTCACAGTGAGTCTTCCTTATCTTAATTAG
- a CDS encoding YdbC family protein: MADLKYEILETIGKVSENSKGWSKELNRISWNDRPGKYDLRDWAPEHSKMGKGVTLSKEELIELRTLLNSMDLD; this comes from the coding sequence ATGGCAGATTTGAAATACGAGATACTCGAGACCATCGGTAAGGTTTCTGAAAACAGCAAAGGATGGTCTAAAGAACTGAATAGGATAAGCTGGAACGATAGACCGGGAAAATATGATTTACGCGATTGGGCACCCGAGCATTCAAAAATGGGAAAAGGGGTCACCTTAAGTAAAGAGGAGCTCATCGAGCTAAGAACATTGCTTAATTCCATGGATCTGGACTAA
- the ptsP gene encoding phosphoenolpyruvate--protein phosphotransferase — protein sequence MRATPASGGIAIGKVYLWESDPVEVKERSIVSVDDELTLLRDAKTKCEVEITSLREHTAVSIGQKEAEVFDAHIMILSDPEWFGKITEMIQTDQVAAEIAVVRITDGFLKLFELIEDEYLRERATDLKDVTARLLGHLLGKEKRSFIEDDKVILIANDLVPSDTAQLDKRYVQGIITEMGNKTSHTAIIARTMGIPAIVGAKGIVSAIKEASVTKLAFDGSTGEYVLNPTDDQEVAFEKLMADEYEEKQKLEGVRGKDTITLDGYSLELACNIAKSEEASLVSSFDGEGVGLFRTEILFMNRTSAPTEEEQFATYKKTIQLLHGKPLIIRTLDAGGDKQVDYLNIEPELNPFLGYRAIRICLKETQLFKQQLRAVLRASAYGPTKLMFPMIATINEFLQAKELVKEVMSELEQKGSAFDKDIPIGIMVEIPSTAVLAEQFAKHVDFFSIGTNDLTQYTLAADRMNENLTELYQHLDPAVLSLIANVIRAARKHGKWVGMCGEAASDPMMVPFLIGLGIHELSMAPISVLPTRAMIRKLSKKDCEKLVDEVLSAGTVDEVKSILHEFID from the coding sequence ATGAGAGCGACACCTGCATCCGGCGGAATAGCCATAGGAAAAGTCTATCTTTGGGAGTCTGATCCTGTGGAAGTAAAAGAAAGAAGCATTGTCAGCGTTGATGACGAACTTACCTTATTAAGAGATGCTAAAACTAAATGCGAAGTCGAAATCACTAGTTTAAGGGAGCATACGGCGGTTAGTATCGGACAAAAGGAAGCCGAAGTATTCGATGCCCATATCATGATTTTAAGCGATCCGGAGTGGTTTGGAAAAATTACAGAGATGATTCAGACGGATCAGGTAGCGGCTGAAATTGCAGTTGTGCGAATTACAGACGGTTTTTTAAAGTTATTCGAACTGATTGAAGATGAGTATCTAAGAGAAAGGGCGACAGACTTAAAGGATGTAACTGCAAGACTACTCGGTCACTTGTTAGGTAAGGAAAAAAGAAGTTTTATTGAAGATGACAAAGTCATCCTGATTGCAAACGATCTTGTTCCTTCAGATACCGCTCAGCTCGACAAACGTTATGTTCAAGGAATTATCACGGAAATGGGCAATAAAACCTCACATACGGCGATTATTGCCAGAACGATGGGGATACCGGCGATTGTAGGGGCAAAGGGGATAGTGTCAGCTATTAAGGAGGCATCTGTAACCAAACTGGCTTTTGACGGTAGCACAGGCGAGTATGTCCTTAATCCGACCGACGATCAAGAAGTAGCATTTGAAAAGCTCATGGCAGATGAATACGAAGAAAAGCAAAAGCTTGAGGGTGTGCGCGGTAAAGACACAATCACGCTGGACGGTTACTCGTTAGAGCTGGCGTGCAATATCGCAAAATCCGAGGAGGCAAGCCTGGTTTCATCATTTGACGGTGAAGGAGTCGGGCTGTTTAGAACTGAAATTCTATTCATGAATCGAACAAGCGCACCGACTGAAGAGGAACAATTTGCCACCTATAAAAAGACGATTCAGCTACTGCATGGTAAACCGTTGATCATCAGAACTCTGGATGCAGGCGGTGACAAGCAGGTGGATTACCTGAATATCGAACCGGAACTAAATCCTTTTTTAGGTTATCGTGCGATACGCATTTGTCTCAAAGAAACCCAATTGTTCAAACAGCAGCTAAGAGCGGTTTTGAGAGCATCCGCATATGGACCGACAAAATTGATGTTTCCTATGATCGCCACCATCAACGAGTTTTTACAGGCAAAAGAACTTGTGAAAGAAGTGATGAGTGAGCTTGAACAAAAGGGCTCTGCATTTGACAAGGATATTCCTATCGGCATCATGGTTGAAATTCCATCTACTGCCGTACTTGCTGAGCAGTTTGCCAAGCATGTGGACTTTTTCAGCATAGGTACAAACGATTTGACTCAGTACACTTTAGCCGCAGATCGCATGAATGAGAACTTGACAGAGCTTTATCAGCACCTTGATCCAGCCGTGCTCAGTCTGATTGCAAATGTCATTAGAGCTGCCAGAAAGCATGGTAAGTGGGTTGGAATGTGCGGCGAAGCGGCATCGGACCCGATGATGGTTCCATTTTTAATCGGTCTTGGCATACATGAACTATCGATGGCGCCGATCTCTGTTCTTCCTACTAGAGCGATGATACGAAAACTAAGTAAAAAAGACTGTGAGAAGCTGGTCGATGAAGTCTTAAGCGCAGGTACAGTCGATGAAGTGAAATCGATACTGCATGAATTTATCGATTAA
- a CDS encoding HPr family phosphocarrier protein, translating to MVRSEVKLGAGNGLHARPASMLTKVAAKFDANVKLVSGEKKVDCKSIIGILSLGATEGTSLFVEADGSQANDVVEAIKELFNNNFNE from the coding sequence ATGGTTAGATCAGAAGTGAAATTAGGTGCAGGTAATGGATTACACGCAAGACCTGCCAGCATGTTGACAAAAGTTGCTGCAAAATTCGATGCGAATGTAAAACTGGTATCTGGTGAGAAAAAAGTGGATTGCAAAAGCATTATCGGCATATTGAGTTTAGGAGCCACTGAGGGCACGTCCCTGTTCGTCGAAGCAGACGGAAGTCAAGCGAATGATGTGGTAGAAGCGATAAAAGAGTTATTCAACAATAACTTTAACGAATGA
- a CDS encoding zinc-binding dehydrogenase, which produces MKVKGVRLHGPLKVTMDTFELPEIKEDEILASVITNSLCMSTYKAAKLAEGHRRVPNNISTNPIVTGHEFTGKILKVGSKWAHQFKEGDLYSIQPALNWQGKPDSPGYSYEFFGGNMTKTIIPNEVMELGCLLKYDGKGFFNASLAEPMSCIIGAYNAHYHTKFGDYKHYMGIVDQGNMAILAGAGPMGLGAIDYILNQEKRPSLLVVVDISEDRLNRASEILTVDYAKKQGVKLIYVDGSKVDTYSHLMGLTDEEGYDDVFVYAPIAPLIETGDKLLRQDGCLNFFAGPTDTEFSAPFNFYNVHYKQTHLVGTSGGNTDDMIESLVKTAKGQINPAVMVTHIGGLNAAPDAVVNMPFLEGGKNLIYTGLKMPLTAIVDFEKLGTSDERYKRLAELVATTNGLWNVDAENYLLTYMDKIEDEV; this is translated from the coding sequence ATGAAGGTTAAAGGTGTAAGGCTACATGGACCCTTGAAGGTCACGATGGATACTTTTGAACTACCAGAGATTAAAGAAGATGAAATCTTAGCGTCGGTCATCACAAACAGTTTATGCATGTCTACGTACAAGGCTGCAAAGCTTGCCGAAGGTCATCGCAGAGTTCCTAATAATATCAGTACAAATCCAATTGTTACAGGTCATGAATTTACAGGCAAAATTCTAAAGGTCGGATCGAAGTGGGCGCATCAGTTTAAAGAAGGCGACTTATATTCTATTCAGCCTGCGCTAAACTGGCAAGGCAAACCGGATTCGCCCGGGTATTCCTATGAGTTTTTTGGCGGAAATATGACAAAAACGATTATACCAAACGAAGTAATGGAGCTAGGGTGTCTGTTAAAGTACGACGGTAAAGGCTTTTTCAATGCATCTCTTGCTGAGCCGATGAGTTGTATCATTGGTGCCTATAATGCTCATTATCATACAAAATTCGGTGATTATAAGCACTATATGGGAATTGTAGATCAAGGAAATATGGCAATACTCGCAGGTGCGGGTCCAATGGGACTTGGTGCGATCGATTACATTTTAAATCAAGAAAAACGTCCTTCACTTTTGGTCGTTGTGGATATCAGCGAGGATCGACTGAATAGAGCTTCTGAAATCCTTACTGTCGATTATGCAAAGAAGCAAGGGGTCAAGTTGATCTATGTGGATGGCAGTAAAGTAGATACGTATTCTCATTTGATGGGTCTAACTGACGAAGAGGGATATGATGATGTATTCGTCTATGCTCCAATCGCCCCACTTATTGAAACTGGCGATAAACTGTTAAGACAAGATGGATGCTTAAACTTCTTCGCAGGACCGACAGATACTGAGTTTAGCGCGCCGTTCAATTTTTACAATGTGCATTATAAACAGACTCATTTAGTTGGTACAAGCGGTGGTAATACAGACGACATGATTGAATCACTGGTGAAGACTGCAAAAGGACAGATCAACCCTGCTGTCATGGTTACACATATCGGAGGCTTAAACGCCGCACCGGACGCAGTTGTCAATATGCCATTTTTAGAAGGTGGAAAAAACCTGATTTATACGGGACTAAAAATGCCTTTAACTGCGATAGTGGACTTTGAAAAACTGGGTACTTCAGATGAACGATATAAGCGCTTAGCTGAGCTTGTAGCGACTACGAATGGCTTATGGAATGTCGATGCCGAGAATTATTTGCTAACGTATATGGATAAAATAGAGGACGAGGTGTAA
- the pfkB gene encoding 1-phosphofructokinase — MIITLTMNPAIDHTVSIPDFKVNHVNRITESRYDAAGKGINVSKVVKGLGGRTKVFAFLGGDTGDYIKKSLVEEKISCIAIETSEPTRTNLKIVDPDSKTYTDINQTGAYVSEDQLALFRKQVFNYLSSQSLVVLTGSLPPGVPVTIYQELISDIQAIGAVAVLDADGEAFEHGLKSGPKIIKPNIHELELYVGRKLDTEDEVVQAAKELLAFGTELIAVSMGAEGALFITNNCVYRAHGLKVSVKGTVGAGDAMLAAICYGRDKNLPIEETIRLAIATSAAKVMVEGTKSPDFDTIYDLKKQVKISVL; from the coding sequence ATGATAATTACACTGACGATGAATCCGGCAATTGATCATACTGTAAGTATTCCTGATTTCAAGGTGAATCATGTCAACAGGATCACGGAGTCAAGGTATGATGCTGCTGGAAAGGGAATTAATGTTTCGAAAGTGGTAAAGGGGTTAGGCGGTCGCACAAAAGTATTCGCTTTTCTTGGTGGCGATACAGGTGACTATATAAAAAAAAGTCTTGTTGAGGAAAAAATCAGTTGCATTGCAATCGAAACCAGTGAACCGACAAGGACCAACCTAAAGATTGTAGACCCTGACTCTAAGACGTATACCGACATCAACCAGACAGGTGCTTATGTGAGTGAAGATCAGCTTGCTCTTTTTAGAAAACAGGTCTTTAACTACTTGTCTTCCCAGTCGCTTGTCGTACTGACGGGAAGCTTGCCCCCAGGGGTTCCTGTTACAATCTATCAGGAGTTGATCAGTGATATCCAGGCAATTGGTGCGGTGGCCGTTTTAGATGCTGATGGTGAAGCGTTTGAACATGGTCTGAAAAGCGGACCCAAAATCATTAAACCAAATATCCACGAACTCGAACTTTATGTTGGAAGGAAACTCGACACTGAAGACGAGGTCGTTCAAGCGGCAAAAGAACTGCTGGCTTTCGGAACCGAACTGATTGCGGTGTCGATGGGCGCTGAGGGAGCTCTGTTCATCACGAATAACTGCGTCTATAGGGCTCATGGGCTTAAAGTTTCGGTTAAAGGCACAGTTGGCGCTGGTGATGCCATGTTAGCCGCGATCTGCTACGGACGGGATAAGAACTTGCCCATAGAAGAAACAATTCGGCTGGCAATAGCGACATCTGCAGCGAAGGTAATGGTCGAAGGTACTAAATCACCGGATTTCGATACGATATACGACTTGAAGAAGCAAGTGAAGATTAGTGTATTATAG